Proteins encoded in a region of the Verrucomicrobiota bacterium genome:
- a CDS encoding PEP-CTERM sorting domain-containing protein produces MIKSYLSLVGFLGFSSIASSQAVVLSNWTDFSTNTDATFVGNGNDGFVRGMAVNSTGSAATGAESSFDSDVTLGVGESLQFDFTMTDIVIQQAQNNVGFRVGFENISADSALDATIHFVFSSGGGVIGRFGGASGSANPYSQGTLFDSTNYTGATSIATGPGPIDISVSLTLLGVNGSDPSLFDYEASILWDGVTNGPSTVFTRNTDTWNSVYVLTNNNAAFGLAGDTYTIGGAAVSVIPEPSSAPLVMSALAMIGVLAAIRRRRMS; encoded by the coding sequence ATGATTAAATCTTACCTCTCACTCGTTGGCTTTCTCGGTTTTTCGAGCATAGCATCTAGCCAAGCCGTAGTCCTTTCCAATTGGACTGATTTCAGCACGAACACTGACGCAACGTTTGTTGGTAACGGCAACGATGGATTTGTTCGTGGGATGGCCGTCAACTCGACTGGAAGTGCAGCCACTGGAGCCGAGTCAAGTTTTGACTCTGACGTGACCCTCGGTGTAGGCGAATCGCTTCAATTTGATTTCACGATGACCGACATCGTGATCCAACAGGCCCAAAATAATGTCGGTTTCCGCGTAGGATTCGAAAACATCAGCGCAGATTCTGCCCTTGATGCCACAATCCATTTTGTCTTTTCGTCTGGGGGAGGTGTGATTGGTCGTTTCGGAGGAGCTTCCGGAAGTGCTAACCCTTATTCGCAAGGGACTTTATTTGATAGCACTAATTACACTGGTGCCACCAGCATTGCAACAGGACCTGGGCCTATCGACATTTCTGTATCCCTAACCCTACTAGGGGTAAATGGGAGCGACCCCTCTCTTTTTGACTATGAAGCATCTATTCTATGGGATGGAGTGACCAACGGTCCATCTACAGTGTTCACTCGAAACACTGACACATGGAACAGCGTGTACGTATTGACCAATAACAATGCTGCCTTTGGTCTTGCCGGTGATACTTACACGATCGGAGGAGCGGCAGTCTCTGTGATCCCTGAGCCCTCTAGTGCCCCTCTTGTGATGTCAGCTTTAGCGATGATCGGCGTTCTTGCAGCCATTCGCAGGCGGCGAATGAGCTAA
- a CDS encoding Gfo/Idh/MocA family oxidoreductase gives MRHIIFPYPYESNPAFGYTVPMTRIKVGLHGSVGHQIGATLIDHPKGEVAALCDFDPKEFGPHFASARVFQNLQEILDDESIQLISFCSRRKDIQGEQIIAALNAGKHVYAEKPCCLSEDILDQIIETARKTGMRFHEMNASSFSPPYAAMREVVQSGVIGEVVQILSQKSYPWTDWRPKDERVDGGLTCQAGIYNVRFAEHVARLKVRSLKIEETLLGNEHEDSDCRRAVSMLMTFENGAVGSSVANYCCPEPPGWSQWGYETLRIFGTKGFVESIDGGRIGTLAISGKTPQTLDLSSPGEDLLDLFLEEILTGEDKVPLSLEEELSPTRWVLRAKAGNTPIETRL, from the coding sequence TTGCGCCACATTATTTTCCCTTATCCCTATGAATCCAATCCCGCCTTCGGTTACACCGTTCCAATGACCCGAATCAAGGTTGGACTGCACGGTTCAGTGGGGCATCAAATCGGAGCCACACTAATTGACCATCCAAAAGGTGAAGTAGCGGCTCTCTGCGATTTTGATCCGAAAGAGTTTGGCCCCCATTTTGCCTCGGCCCGCGTCTTCCAAAATCTCCAAGAAATACTCGACGACGAGAGTATTCAGCTCATTTCGTTTTGCTCACGACGCAAGGACATCCAGGGAGAACAGATCATCGCCGCCCTAAACGCGGGAAAGCATGTGTATGCAGAAAAGCCGTGTTGCCTCTCCGAAGATATCTTGGACCAGATCATCGAGACCGCCCGAAAGACCGGAATGCGTTTCCACGAAATGAACGCTAGTTCCTTTTCGCCTCCGTATGCTGCTATGCGGGAAGTCGTGCAGTCCGGTGTAATCGGTGAGGTGGTTCAGATTCTCAGCCAAAAGTCTTATCCGTGGACGGACTGGCGCCCGAAGGACGAACGCGTGGACGGGGGCCTCACTTGCCAGGCCGGAATCTACAATGTCAGATTCGCCGAGCATGTGGCCCGCTTAAAAGTGCGCTCTTTGAAAATTGAGGAAACCCTTCTGGGAAACGAACACGAAGACAGCGACTGTCGACGGGCCGTTTCAATGCTCATGACTTTCGAGAATGGAGCCGTAGGAAGTTCAGTTGCCAACTACTGCTGCCCTGAGCCTCCCGGTTGGAGTCAGTGGGGATACGAAACCCTCCGTATTTTTGGAACGAAGGGTTTTGTCGAATCGATCGATGGAGGACGGATAGGGACTCTTGCTATCAGTGGCAAGACTCCCCAGACGCTTGACCTATCCTCACCGGGAGAAGACCTCCTCGATCTGTTTCTCGAGGAAATCCTGACTGGCGAGGACAAGGTTCCCTTATCCCTCGAAGAAGAATTGAGCCCCACTCGCTGGGTTTTGCGAGCGAAGGCTGGTAACACACCCATTGAAACCCGTCTTTAA
- a CDS encoding alpha-L-fucosidase — protein MSIFVVTVILQGLQGREPTYRPDWQSIATHQIPEWLADDKFGIFIHWMPNSVPAFHDEWYARLMYMEGHPVFEHHRNEWGDQSEFGYKDFIPLFTADQWDPDEWVAFLKESGARFIVPNAEHHDHFALWDSDLTRWNSVEMGPKRDIVGDLAKATRKAGLRFGVSNHRARGWNFYTYKPAFDTTDPKYADFYWPQYGKEPDPEWLTDWLNRLYELVDKYKPDLIWFDFGWGLRNPVFEPYQKEFAAYYYNQADAWGKQVCIIYKGDDLPKGVGLLDVERGKLDRLWPVLWMTDTTVFEDTWGYVEGAPLKSVDLLLHDFIDIVSKNGTLLLNIGPKADGTIPNDQREVLHQIGAWLKANGDAIYGTRPFLAYKDGEAIRYTRKANNVYAISLQRPEGPILLREMTESKLGGLQVESVRLLNGGAEVEWSTGPEGLTIIPPSDLPGIRAWVFAVRLKGLGFDKPSVRLEHRVEGIAVFAHGDVHNFTDEVQVVNARVFLNGSRQGSVSRVKIPPGESANVLFEHRDQNHYGAKHLLLTGTESSVNTVAIGREKPESDTAVFAFPAIPMIGTWQFHEGDDTLWRETNYDDSEWQKTIVPGRWPLGNNTQGKTGTFRRTVTIPNKWEGRNLYMNLGIIRDEDTVWVNGEQVGKKPYEEVEFHTAFEIRKYRIPATAIHFGEKNVITVRVTDHEGRAGLVGPPGFITVAE, from the coding sequence ATGTCGATTTTCGTTGTGACGGTTATTCTGCAAGGGCTGCAAGGCCGTGAGCCCACATACCGACCCGATTGGCAATCCATCGCCACCCACCAGATTCCCGAGTGGCTCGCCGATGATAAATTTGGCATCTTTATTCACTGGATGCCCAACAGCGTTCCGGCCTTCCACGACGAATGGTATGCACGACTGATGTATATGGAGGGACATCCGGTTTTCGAACACCATCGAAACGAATGGGGAGATCAGTCGGAGTTCGGATACAAAGACTTCATTCCTCTGTTCACCGCAGACCAATGGGATCCCGATGAGTGGGTTGCCTTTCTCAAGGAGTCCGGGGCCCGGTTTATCGTCCCCAATGCTGAGCATCATGATCACTTTGCTCTTTGGGACAGCGACTTAACCCGGTGGAATTCGGTCGAAATGGGGCCAAAGCGGGACATTGTCGGAGATCTGGCAAAGGCAACTCGGAAAGCCGGACTTCGCTTCGGTGTCTCCAACCATCGAGCCCGCGGCTGGAATTTCTACACCTACAAACCAGCATTCGATACCACAGATCCCAAGTACGCAGATTTCTACTGGCCTCAGTACGGGAAAGAACCCGACCCCGAATGGCTCACCGACTGGCTAAATCGCCTCTACGAACTCGTCGACAAGTATAAGCCCGATCTCATTTGGTTCGACTTTGGTTGGGGACTCCGCAATCCGGTGTTCGAGCCCTACCAGAAGGAGTTTGCCGCTTACTATTACAACCAGGCGGACGCTTGGGGAAAACAGGTGTGCATTATCTACAAGGGAGATGATCTTCCGAAGGGAGTTGGCTTGCTGGATGTCGAACGCGGCAAACTGGATCGCCTCTGGCCCGTCCTGTGGATGACCGATACCACCGTGTTTGAAGATACCTGGGGTTATGTTGAAGGAGCGCCATTGAAAAGTGTCGATCTACTGCTCCACGACTTTATCGACATCGTCAGCAAGAACGGAACCCTCCTCCTGAACATTGGACCGAAAGCGGACGGAACCATTCCCAATGACCAACGAGAGGTCCTCCACCAAATCGGTGCGTGGCTCAAAGCCAATGGAGATGCCATCTACGGAACCAGACCGTTTTTGGCCTACAAGGACGGTGAGGCCATCCGCTACACCCGCAAAGCCAACAATGTCTATGCGATCTCTCTCCAGCGGCCCGAAGGTCCCATTTTGCTCCGGGAGATGACAGAATCCAAACTAGGTGGTCTACAGGTAGAAAGTGTACGACTTCTCAATGGCGGAGCAGAGGTCGAGTGGAGCACGGGACCCGAAGGCTTGACCATTATTCCTCCATCCGACCTACCCGGCATTCGGGCATGGGTGTTCGCGGTTAGGCTCAAGGGCCTGGGCTTCGACAAGCCTTCCGTGCGTTTAGAGCACCGAGTTGAGGGAATCGCGGTTTTCGCTCACGGAGATGTCCACAACTTTACGGATGAGGTCCAGGTCGTGAACGCCCGCGTGTTTCTCAACGGCTCCCGACAGGGCTCCGTTAGTCGTGTAAAAATCCCACCCGGCGAATCCGCTAACGTTCTTTTCGAACACCGCGATCAAAATCACTACGGAGCGAAGCATTTGTTACTCACCGGAACAGAATCGAGCGTCAACACGGTGGCGATCGGACGAGAGAAACCAGAATCCGATACCGCTGTCTTCGCGTTTCCCGCTATTCCCATGATCGGAACCTGGCAGTTTCATGAAGGAGACGACACACTCTGGCGGGAGACCAATTATGACGATTCCGAGTGGCAAAAAACGATCGTCCCCGGTAGGTGGCCATTGGGTAACAACACACAGGGAAAGACAGGCACCTTCCGACGAACGGTAACCATTCCCAATAAATGGGAAGGGCGGAACCTTTACATGAATCTCGGCATAATCCGCGATGAAGACACTGTTTGGGTCAACGGTGAACAAGTGGGC